A genomic segment from Dendropsophus ebraccatus isolate aDenEbr1 chromosome 7, aDenEbr1.pat, whole genome shotgun sequence encodes:
- the LOC138797110 gene encoding vomeronasal type-2 receptor 26-like has product MEGISNGITYSDNCERCPDHEWPNEAKNQCALRDSEFLSYETDVVALVFPTISILLSLITLCIGIFTLFRNIPIVRANNRNLSFILLNSLMFSLLSVFLFIGRPVDITCMLRQIFFGIFFTVAVSSVLAKTIIVCVAFKATRPDSSWRKCVGVKLPYTVVLVCSSIQILNTVIWLSLSPPYQEYNLDYPGKIIIQCNEGSVLAFYLMLGYMGFLAAVSFVPAFLVRTLPDIYNEAKYITFSMLVFCSVWICAIPAYLSSTGKHMVTVEIFAILASGGGILGCMFLPKCYNILIKSEMNSTKKDKREGHPQIH; this is encoded by the exons ATGGAAGGAATCTCTAATGGAATTACAT ACAGTGATAACTGTGAGAGATGTCCTGACCATGAATGGCCCAATGAGGCTAAAAACCAATGTGCTCTAAGGGATTCTGAGTTTTTGTCCTATGAGACTGATGTTGTTGCTTTAGTCTTTCCCACCATCTCCATATTACTCTCTCTTATAACTTTATGTATTGGAATATTCACTTTATTTCGGAACATTCCCATTGTCAGAGCCAATAACCGTAACCTCAGCTTCATTCTCCTGAACTCTCTCATGTTCAGCTTACTCTCTGTGTTTCTCTTCATCGGTCGCCCAgtggatataacctgcatgctgagACAAATCTTCTTTGGGATCTTCTTCACAGTAGCCGTGTCTTCTGtcctggccaagaccatcatagtctgcgtagcattcaaggccaccagacctgacagctcctggagaaagtgtgtgggggttaagcttccttatactgtagtgttggtctgttcatctattcagatcctgaatacagttatctggttgtcactgtctcctccatatcaggagtataacctggattatcctgggaagatcatcattcagtgtaatgaagggtcagtcttggccttttacctcatgttgggttatatggggtttctggcagcggtgagctttgttccggctttcctggtgaggacattacctgatatctacaatgaagccaagtacatcaccttcagcatgctggtgttctgcagtgtctggatctgtgccatcccggcctatctgagcagtacaGGGAAACACATGGTCACTGTAGAGATATTCGCCATATTGGCCTCAGGGGGAGGAATATTGGGCTGTATGTTTTTACCTAAATGTTATAATATCCTAATAAAGTCTGAAATGAACAGTACAAAGAAAGACAAAAGAGAAGGTCATCCACAAATACACTAA